The following are from one region of the Salmo trutta chromosome 20, fSalTru1.1, whole genome shotgun sequence genome:
- the LOC115156175 gene encoding ATP-dependent RNA helicase DDX18: MADLQMRLLRQKIQKRSEKNKERKLLQKRKQEGDNDDANGLPEECCDERSQVATAISKPQNAKPTNKQQKEKNVSAKVDTEHFVKNKNKRKLGTTEQPGVKKAKKEEDVTEEDADQTTDKPTQPLEQGDEGEEDEEGSEDEAERGEGEKFEEEDEPELPSGLTGAFEDTSFASLAPLVSENTLKAVKEMGFEHMTEIQHKSIQPLLEGRDILAAAKTGSGKTLAFLIPSIELIYKLKFMPRNGTGVVILSPTRELAMQTYGVMKELMTHHVHTFGLIMGGSNRTAEAQRLANGVNILVATPGRLLDHLQNTAGFMYKNLQCLIIDEADRILEVGFEEELKQIIKLLPKRRQTMLFSATQTRKVEDLARISLKKEPLYVGVDDNKDNATVDGLEQGYVVCPSEKRFMLLFTFLKKNRKKKLMVFFSSCMSVKFHYELLNYIDLPVMAIHGKQKQTKRTTTFFQFCNADSGILLCTDVAARGLDIPEVDWIVQYDPPDDPKEYIHRVGRTARGINGIGHALLILRPEELGFLRFLKQAKVPLSEFEFSWAKISDIQGQLNKLIEKNYYLHKSAQEAYKSYVRAYDSHSLKAIYSVNTLNLPMVAQSFGFNVPPYVDLNVHSKGGLKMTKRGGGGGFGYQKGKPAHKAKIFKHVNKGKGDKRQFSR; this comes from the exons ATGGCAGATCTTCAGATGAGGCTTCTTCGGCAGAAAATCCAGAAAAGAAGCGAAAAGAACAAAGAGCGAAAGCTACTTCAGAAACGGAAACAGGAGGGAGATAATG ACGACGCAAACGGACTTCCAGAGGAGTGTTGTGACGAAAGGAGTCAGGTGGCCACAGCAATATCAAAGCCACAGAATGCCAAACCCACGAATAAGCAGCAAAAAGAGAAGAATGTGTCGGCGAAGGTGGACACAGAACATTTTGTcaagaataaaaataaaagaaagcTCGGCACCACTGAACAGCCAG GTGTGAAAAAAGCGAAGAAGGAGGAGGATGTGACAGAGGAGGATGCTGATCAGACCACAGACAAACCCACACAGCCTCTTGAAcagggagatgagggggaggaggatgaagagggaagTGAGGATGAGGCagaaaggggggaaggagagaagtTTGAGGAGGAAGATGAACCAGAGCTCCCATCTGGCTTGACAG GTGCGTTTGAGGACACGTCATTTGCCTCTCTAGCGCCTCTGGTGAGTGAGAACACTCTAAAGGCTGTGAAGGAGATGGGCTTTGAGCACATGACTGAGATCCAACACAAAAGTATACAGCCCCTACTGGAGGGAAG AGATATCCTGGCTGCTGCTAAGACTGGCAGTGGTAAAACTCTGGCCTTCCTCATCCCCTCCATCGAGCTCATCTACAAACTTAAATTCATGCCCAGAAATG GTACAGGCGTGGTGATCTTGTCCCCAACGCGCGAGTTGGCCATGCAGACATACGGCGTGATGAAGGAGCTGATGACCCACCACGTGCACACCTTCGGCTTGATCATGGGCGGCAGCAACCGCACGGCCGAGGCCCAGAGGCTGGCCAATGGCGTCAACATCCTGGTGGCCACGCCCGGCAGACTGCTTGACCACCTCCAG AATACTGCCGGCTTCATGTATAAGAACCTCCAGTGTCTGATTATTGACGAAGCTGACCGTATCCTGGAGGTCGGCTTTGAGGAGGAGCTGAAGCAGATCATCAAACTCCTGCCAA AGCGGAGGCAGACAATGCTGTTCTCGGCCACCCAGACCCGCAAGGTGGAGGACCTGGCCCGTATCTCCCTGAAGAAGGAGCCCCTCTACGTGGGTGTGGACGACAACAAGGACAACGCAACCGTGGACGGCCTGGAGCAG GGCTATGTGGTGTGTCCCTCAGAGAAGCGCTTCATGCTGCTCTTCACCTTCCTGAAGAAGAACCGCAAGAAGAAGCTTATGGTGTTCTTCTCATCCTGCATGTCGGTCAAGTTCCACTACGAGCTGCTCAACTACATTGACCTGCCTGTCATGGCCATCCAC GGGAAGCAAAAGCAGACCAAGCGTACCACCACCTTCTTCCAGTTCTGTAACGCCGACTCAGGCATCCTGCTGTGTACAGACGTGGCGGCCAGAGGCCTGGACATCCCTGAGGTGGACTGGATTGTCCAATATGACCCCCCAGATGACCCCAAG GAATACATCCACAGGGTGGGCAGAACGGCTCGCGGGATCAACGGCATAGGTCATGCCCTCCTAATCCTCAGGCCAGAGGAGCTGGGCTTCCTGCGCTTCCTCAAACAAGCCAAG GTTCCTTTGAGTGAGTTTGAATTTTCTTGGGCAAAGATCTCTGATATCCAGGGTCAG CTGAATAAGCTGATTGAGAAGAACTACTACCTGCACAAGTCAGCCCAGGAGGCCTACAAGTCCTATGTGCGGGCGTACGACTCTCATTCCCTCAAAGCGATCTACAGTGTCAACACGCTCAACCTCCCGATGGTGGCACAGTCTTTCGGCTTTAATGTGCCTCCCTACGTCGACCTCA ACGTTCACAGCAAAGGAGGACTGAAGATGACGAAGAGGGGTGGAGGCGGCGGCTTCGGCTACCAGAAGGGCAAGCCCGCTCACAAAGCCAAAATCTTCAAGCACGTCAACAAAGGCAAGGGGGACAAGAGGCAATTCTCACGCTGA